One Aneurinibacillus migulanus genomic region harbors:
- a CDS encoding ABC transporter ATP-binding protein, whose product MLRRFFEYYRPYKGLFFLDFTCAVLAGLLELAFPLAVNQFVDKLLPGQNWSLIFAASVVLLAIYAINTGMQYVVTYWGHMLGINIETDMRKKLFDHIQKLSFRFFDNNKTGHLMSRLSNDLMEIGEIAHHGPEDLFIAVMTLIGAFIMMLFINWKLALLTFMVIPFLLWLTILFNKKMTQAFRRLFSDIADFNAGVENNIGGIRVVQAFGNEEHEKAQFTVNNNRFRLTKLLSYKIMALNSSISYMLMRLVTLFVLLCGTWFVIRNELTYGEFVGFVLLTNILFRPIEKINAVIELYPKGIAGFKRYIELLETEPDIADAPDAVEIKHLRGDIHFDKVTFGYEGKDKVLQNIDLKIHPGETIAFVGPSGAGKTTLCSLLPRFYEVEEGSISIDGMDIREIKLSSLRKQIGIVQQDVFLFSGTIRENIAYGNLHASDSEIWEAARHAKLDDLIRSQPEGMDTVIGERGVKLSGGQKQRLAIARMFLKNPSILILDEATSALDTETELAIQQSLAELSKGRTTLIIAHRLATIKNADRIVVVTKQGIEEQGQHEDLIESGGVYSRLHAAQFG is encoded by the coding sequence ATGTTACGGCGATTTTTTGAATATTACCGCCCATATAAAGGCTTATTTTTTCTGGATTTTACTTGTGCAGTCTTAGCCGGTTTACTGGAACTCGCTTTTCCACTTGCTGTAAATCAATTCGTTGACAAATTACTTCCGGGACAAAATTGGTCTTTAATCTTTGCGGCATCCGTTGTTTTACTTGCAATTTATGCTATTAATACTGGTATGCAGTATGTGGTTACATACTGGGGACATATGCTTGGAATTAATATTGAAACAGACATGCGTAAAAAGCTGTTCGATCATATACAGAAGCTTTCGTTCCGCTTTTTCGATAATAATAAGACGGGGCACTTGATGTCTCGACTTTCGAATGATTTGATGGAAATTGGAGAAATCGCTCATCATGGACCAGAGGATTTATTCATCGCCGTTATGACACTTATTGGGGCGTTCATCATGATGCTTTTCATCAATTGGAAGTTAGCTCTTCTCACATTTATGGTTATCCCCTTCCTCCTTTGGCTGACCATATTATTCAATAAAAAGATGACCCAAGCATTTAGGCGCTTATTTTCCGATATAGCCGATTTCAATGCAGGCGTTGAAAACAATATCGGCGGTATCCGCGTCGTGCAAGCTTTCGGAAATGAAGAACACGAAAAAGCGCAATTTACAGTCAACAACAATCGCTTTCGCCTTACGAAACTGCTCTCATATAAAATAATGGCTTTAAATTCATCCATCAGCTATATGCTGATGCGTCTTGTTACACTGTTTGTTCTTCTTTGTGGAACATGGTTCGTTATTAGGAATGAGCTGACGTATGGGGAGTTTGTCGGATTTGTTTTATTGACCAACATCCTGTTTAGGCCAATCGAAAAAATCAATGCGGTCATTGAGCTTTATCCGAAAGGGATCGCAGGCTTTAAGCGATATATTGAGCTTCTTGAAACAGAACCTGATATTGCAGATGCACCGGATGCAGTGGAAATTAAACATCTGAGAGGCGATATCCACTTTGACAAAGTAACATTCGGATATGAAGGCAAAGATAAGGTTCTTCAGAACATTGACTTGAAAATTCATCCTGGAGAAACCATTGCATTCGTCGGCCCTTCTGGTGCGGGAAAAACGACACTGTGCAGTCTTCTGCCCCGTTTTTATGAAGTCGAAGAAGGAAGCATATCCATCGACGGTATGGATATCCGAGAGATAAAGCTATCGTCGCTACGTAAACAAATCGGTATTGTACAGCAGGATGTCTTTCTGTTCTCCGGAACAATAAGAGAGAACATCGCTTACGGAAATCTACATGCATCTGACTCTGAAATATGGGAGGCGGCACGACATGCGAAGCTGGACGATCTCATTCGCTCACAACCTGAAGGGATGGATACGGTAATAGGCGAACGAGGCGTGAAGCTTTCCGGTGGACAAAAGCAGCGATTAGCCATCGCGAGGATGTTTCTGAAGAATCCATCGATTCTTATTCTTGACGAAGCCACATCCGCTCTTGATACAGAAACTGAATTAGCTATCCAGCAATCGCTCGCCGAATTGTCCAAGGGCCGTACTACGCTTATCATCGCTCACAGGTTAGCAACGATTAAAAATGCCGATCGGATTGTCGTCGTTACAAAACAAGGTATTGAAGAACAGGGGCAGCATGAGGACTTAATTGAATCTGGCGGCGTGTACAGCAGATTACATGCTGCACAGTTTGGCTAA
- a CDS encoding FecCD family ABC transporter permease: MENILPLEAERKKKIRRITVLSILAILILLTFIISMNTGYSSLSPMEVIRTFFGMGTEKQSLILFEFRLPRIIVAILVGAGLAVSGCILQGISRNALADPGILGITTGAGLMVVLFVSFYPSNTAAPVLFLPFLALVGGSLTALLIYKLSYKKHHGLLPSRLILTGIAVAAGISALMTILTLRLTPQKYDFVAVWLAGTIWGTSWEFVLTLLPWIIVLFTFIFYKARILDVLNFGDKLATGLGVPVEKERLKLLAAAVGLAASCVSVSGGIAFIGLIGPHLARRLIGPHHQFLLPASALAGALLLLVADTLGRTIMQPSEIHAGIVVAIIGAPYFLYLLARSKA; the protein is encoded by the coding sequence ATGGAGAATATATTGCCTTTAGAAGCCGAACGTAAAAAGAAGATTCGTCGCATTACCGTGTTATCCATACTTGCTATATTAATCTTGCTTACTTTCATCATCAGTATGAATACAGGATACTCCAGTTTATCCCCGATGGAAGTCATTCGAACGTTTTTTGGAATGGGTACTGAAAAGCAAAGTCTTATTTTATTCGAATTTAGGCTTCCACGTATTATTGTCGCAATTCTAGTAGGAGCAGGGCTTGCCGTTTCGGGATGCATTCTGCAAGGGATATCCCGAAATGCTTTAGCGGACCCAGGAATTTTAGGGATAACAACCGGTGCAGGACTTATGGTGGTATTATTTGTCTCCTTTTATCCAAGCAATACGGCTGCACCCGTCCTCTTTCTTCCATTTCTGGCTTTAGTGGGCGGTAGCTTAACTGCTTTGTTGATTTATAAGTTATCGTACAAAAAGCACCATGGGCTTTTGCCTAGTCGTCTTATTTTGACTGGGATTGCAGTAGCCGCAGGAATTAGCGCTTTAATGACGATACTCACACTAAGATTGACCCCGCAAAAATATGATTTTGTAGCCGTTTGGCTAGCGGGAACTATCTGGGGAACAAGCTGGGAGTTTGTTTTAACATTGCTTCCTTGGATTATTGTGCTTTTTACTTTTATTTTTTATAAAGCACGTATACTGGATGTATTAAATTTTGGTGACAAGCTGGCAACAGGACTTGGTGTCCCAGTAGAAAAAGAACGCCTTAAATTATTGGCCGCCGCCGTCGGACTTGCAGCATCATGCGTTTCCGTTAGCGGAGGTATCGCTTTTATCGGCCTTATCGGGCCTCATTTGGCAAGAAGACTAATCGGACCTCATCATCAATTTCTGCTGCCTGCTTCGGCACTAGCCGGCGCTTTATTGCTACTTGTCGCAGATACGCTTGGCCGAACGATTATGCAGCCTTCCGAAATCCATGCAGGCATTGTTGTAGCCATAATCGGAGCACCATATTTCCTTTATTTGCTTGCTCGTTCCAAAGCATAA
- a CDS encoding FecCD family ABC transporter permease produces the protein MSKSMEVTEQSSQQLNLRSRPLAATIILVLGSFTVLFGLALSISVGAADIKLSTVWEAIFRFNPDVTQHSIIQELRLPRSLADIMVGASFSVAGAIMQGMTRNPLADPGILGINAGAAFMLAFCFAFLPGISYNSLILFSFLGAALATGLVYGTGFLVRNGLTPVRLVLAGTAVSALLMALSEGIAIHFKLSQDLAFWRAGGVAGVKWEQVTTMFPWVVAALVGALLLSRSITLLSFGDEVATGLGQRTKPAKLFGAIIVLVLAGVAVSIVGPIAFVGLIIPHLTRYFVGIDYRWIIPCSAVLGSLFMLLADIGARMINPPYETPISALFALIGVPFFLYVARKEGREL, from the coding sequence ATGTCTAAATCAATGGAAGTTACTGAACAATCATCACAGCAATTAAACTTGCGTTCCAGGCCCCTAGCTGCAACGATTATTCTTGTACTGGGTTCTTTCACCGTCCTTTTTGGACTTGCCCTTTCCATTTCTGTCGGCGCAGCGGATATAAAACTGTCGACAGTTTGGGAAGCGATTTTTCGCTTTAATCCAGATGTAACACAGCATTCGATTATACAAGAACTTCGCCTGCCACGCTCCTTAGCCGATATTATGGTAGGTGCCTCTTTCTCTGTAGCAGGCGCGATTATGCAAGGCATGACCCGAAATCCATTAGCTGACCCCGGAATATTGGGGATTAACGCAGGGGCAGCATTTATGCTCGCCTTTTGCTTTGCGTTTTTGCCTGGAATTTCATACAATTCCTTAATTCTCTTTTCTTTTCTTGGAGCAGCACTTGCTACCGGGCTTGTATACGGGACTGGGTTTCTAGTCAGAAATGGGTTAACACCTGTTAGATTGGTCTTGGCCGGTACAGCGGTAAGTGCACTTCTAATGGCGCTTAGCGAAGGGATTGCGATTCATTTTAAATTAAGTCAGGACTTGGCTTTTTGGCGCGCTGGCGGTGTAGCCGGAGTGAAGTGGGAGCAGGTTACCACCATGTTTCCTTGGGTGGTTGCCGCTCTTGTCGGGGCTTTATTGCTATCACGCTCCATTACGTTATTAAGCTTCGGGGACGAAGTAGCAACAGGGCTTGGGCAACGCACCAAACCAGCAAAATTATTCGGCGCAATTATCGTACTCGTATTAGCCGGTGTAGCCGTTTCAATTGTCGGACCAATCGCCTTTGTTGGGCTGATTATTCCCCACCTTACCCGCTATTTTGTAGGAATTGATTATCGATGGATTATCCCATGTTCAGCAGTATTAGGAAGCCTGTTCATGCTGCTCGCTGACATTGGAGCAAGAATGATTAACCCTCCATATGAAACGCCAATCAGTGCGCTGTTTGCTCTTATAGGAGTTCCGTTCTTTCTCTATGTAGCGCGAAAAGAGGGGAGGGAACTATAA
- a CDS encoding iron-hydroxamate ABC transporter substrate-binding protein, translating to MTGNYLKKSVFIFLSILLIGILAACGQASNNKAPESQQGQSTENKNETITYTAANGEVKIPKNPNRVVVLAESYVGDFLALGITPIGVTQKALDNPYFKEKMNGVENLGDGSSVEKVLDMKPDLIVTFSGTENIEQLEKVAPTVAVEYGKKNFKDQLKEFGKMTGKEDQANEWIASWDKKIAENKPKVEAVVGNKTVSILQPYAKGIYAFGHNYARGGEIIYGELKLKAPKIVQKEAIDSGTGWANLSLEKLPEYAGDYIFTSAWSGDNADPNVVYGNSIWKGLPAVKNNRVFKLDDKGSFFNDPVSLEAQLDFIVEKLTQK from the coding sequence TTGACAGGCAATTATTTAAAGAAGAGTGTTTTTATATTTTTGTCTATTTTACTAATAGGAATTTTAGCTGCTTGCGGACAGGCGTCCAACAACAAAGCCCCTGAGTCTCAGCAAGGTCAGTCTACAGAAAATAAGAATGAAACCATTACATATACAGCTGCGAATGGAGAAGTTAAAATTCCCAAAAATCCCAACCGGGTAGTCGTACTAGCAGAAAGCTATGTCGGGGATTTTCTAGCGCTTGGTATCACACCTATCGGAGTTACTCAGAAGGCTTTGGATAACCCTTATTTTAAGGAAAAAATGAACGGGGTTGAGAATCTTGGTGATGGAAGCTCAGTCGAAAAAGTTCTGGATATGAAGCCTGACCTTATTGTCACATTTAGCGGAACTGAAAATATAGAACAACTTGAAAAAGTAGCCCCTACAGTAGCTGTGGAATATGGAAAGAAAAATTTCAAAGACCAGCTTAAAGAGTTTGGAAAGATGACAGGTAAGGAAGATCAAGCGAATGAGTGGATAGCTAGCTGGGATAAAAAAATCGCGGAAAACAAGCCAAAGGTTGAAGCAGTCGTAGGAAATAAAACAGTGTCCATTCTCCAGCCATACGCCAAAGGCATTTATGCATTTGGACATAATTATGCAAGGGGCGGCGAAATCATTTATGGTGAGTTGAAATTAAAAGCGCCTAAAATTGTGCAGAAAGAAGCGATTGATAGCGGTACAGGATGGGCTAATCTTTCATTAGAGAAGCTACCAGAATATGCAGGGGATTACATATTCACAAGCGCATGGTCAGGGGATAACGCCGATCCGAATGTTGTATATGGGAACAGCATTTGGAAGGGGCTTCCTGCTGTAAAAAATAATCGTGTATTTAAATTAGACGATAAGGGTTCTTTTTTCAATGACCCTGTTTCTCTGGAAGCGCAACTTGATTTCATTGTGGAGAAGTTAACCCAAAAATAA